GAGTAGAAAACCCGTTGGTGTAACTAACAGTGTAGCAGCATTATAAATCGGACAATACGGACATTGGGAGCTACCACAAACTTCGCATATGTTCAAGGTGTATGTAGGTAGAGCATCAAATATGGTTTCGTTGAAACGTTCTAAAAAAGTAAACTTGtacattaaattgaaatttcgttAATATAACATAATTATATATACGTACCTGGAGAATAATAATCGTAAACTCTGATAGCAAGGTAACGTGACATGTTTGCAACCGGGAACCATCTCTCTATCGTGAAATTCACGCAGGTCTCCTCTTGATCCAGGTAATCAAAGTAAAAGAGAACCTTCTTTTCCTGGAACCGTGCTCTCTGGAGATTTCTTACTTGTTTCGAGAGAATATATCTATCCAAAGTTTGCTGCTGAATTATGTAACCCGTTGGTATGGCTACGTCTAACACTGCCATTCCGGAACGCGATGATTCGTTTGTATTTATCCACCTGTAAAAAGTTACATACACTTAtagtagaaattaaaagaataaGCGGATACatatgtattcaaatattctaccTTTGACAACTGAGATATGAAATGTGAGATTGATTTCTGCCATGGAAGTTTGCTCTGGTCATTAAATCAAAGGCTCTGATTGGTGGTTGGGTTTGAAATTTCGCAATGTCTACGTTGTACTGTACCGACATTTGCAGAATCGCATATCCAGCACCTTTTGCTTGTACTTTCACTGTTCCCCATGCTTCTGGTATCTGTgatgacaaaaaaatatttaattttacatagtatatttacattatattcaattgaaatttgaattccaaatacAAAATTACCTCAATAGTTTGAAGCCTTGCCAGATTATTGTCATTGACAAATAATGTTTTAGTCTCTCCTGCAAGAGCTGTAGCTTCTATAGTCACAGTCAAAGAACTAACATCTCTGATTCTTGATCTAACTGTGTAATCCATTAAAGCCTTTAATGCCCATGCAGTATCTTGCGTAGAAGCCCAACCACCATCTGTTAATCTCTGTGCATTCAACCATTTTACTATTGGTTCTATCATTTTTTCTTGTCGTGCAACATGTACCAAAAGAGCATATGCAGTGGTTTCAATATTCTCAGAATCATATTTGTATGGCAAACGTGGAAGAAGGAATGGCTTCTGATTTTCCAATTTGTAAGGAGAAAGGGGTACTTGCTCTCTTCCCCAATAAGTTAAATCTCCCTCCCTGCGCGCGTGTCTGACCAAAATATTGAAAGCCTGACCTGCAATGGATGCTTTTGCCAGCAACAAAGCATATGATACTATTGCTATTTCATAGGGTTTTCCACGATCTTCCAAAAGCTTCATATTTCTTTCCAACCACTTAACTGCATTGGCAGCACTCACAGCAACCTGGGTTCCCAAACCTTCGGGTAAATCCTTCACACTTTGCAATGTGATGAGGACATGAGCTGTGAGAGTGATATTTCTATGTACTATTATATCGTCATCATAATTTAGAGAACTATTCATTTTTCGATCTGGCAGCCATGTAACTTCATAAAATGATCCATCAGGTGTTTGATGTTTTAGCAACCAAAACACAGCCTGAGCTATTACTTCTGGatctatatataaataattctcCCACTCGTAAAAACGCGCTTCTTGTAAAACACGTGCACAATACGCCGTTAACCAAACGCTTGATGCAGATTGGTTCCAATCACTACGGAATAAACTAAATGATCCATCAGGTTTCATGAATGAAAGTTGTCGTTGATAACCAATATTCATGTAATAAAAACTTTCCTTTTCCTGTGTTCTGTTACGTTGGTTGACCAAACGCATATACAGTATTGTGTATAAGTTTGCTGCAAAACTAAACATATTTTGTTCGGCACAATCCATAGGAAGATTTATAAGACTTGTTGCATTAACTGGCATTGTTGGGAAAATTGGTCCAACCACGTCTCCAACTACACTTATGATTGCCTTGTTTGATCCAAATACATAGTAGCGATTTTCATCATATGGTATGATTGGAGTTTCTGTGACATTAACATGCATGTACTGAAATACGTAAGCACGATTGCTCAGATCAAGTAAAATAGACTGATGCCGATATTGAGGAAGACCATCAGCTTCTACACGTAAATTGCGTGTAACCGAATCTCTTCCAATTACACTTGTGGCATAAATGTGTACTTTAATATCTCCAAGTCTCACTGGTACAATGGGTAAGTAGACAATAGCTGCATCTTGTGCAGGAATCCAAATGAAAAATTGATGTTCACCAAACGATGTACGAGGTTTATATGACTGCACAATGCCATTATCTTCTACATGAACAAATTTATAATCCTTAGAACCAGTCAAAACTACTATAGCTTCTATATTGTGACGCAAGTAATTAAAAACGGAAACTCGGATACCAATTTGTTCTCCTTGCCTGCTATGAGTAGGCATTTCTACATTAATGTAGAATGGTAAAATTCCCATGTATTTAATAGCTTTTGGTAACATACCAAAACCCTTACTTGGAGACATACTGAATGCTGTGACCATCCAATGAACTGGTCTTCGTGGCACATCTATGTTAAAAATATGTCTACCGTGAGGACCAATATTAATGTCTTTCCATAACCAGACATTTTCATATTGTCTTTGTACTCTATTAGATCGCCATTTTCTAAACAGAGCTATTTCAGTGGTATTTCTGTGCTCACAAGCTGCCTCATCTGTACCATCTTCACAATCAAATACTCCATCACATTTTTTATCTAATCTGTAACATCTTCCAGAGAGACATTCTTCATATCCTTGAGTCCGATTACAATTATCAGGTCTCCTATAAATAAAGGCATCTGTAAAAACAATTAATCCAATATATTCGAAAGTTCTATTAGCATCTATGCCAAATGTTGAAGATGGGTAATAGACAACTTCATCCGGATCACCATCATGATATAACCAAGTGTGAGAATGAGTACCATTTGTTTCTTCATCAAAATGTGCCATTTTTGAAATGACATTAGAGTACGTTATTTCATTTCCAGCTTGCATAGTGAAGAAAGATCTGTCTATACCTGAAAGAGCAACATATGCTCCTGGTTCTCCATAAATAGctatttcaacattttcgcctgTTCTGGCTTTTTTATTGTTAATGTATACAGTAAAATTATTACGTGATATACCATTCACTGAAAAAGTTAGCGAATCTGCTACAACATTAGCATATTGCCCAATATGATATACCACTATAGTTGAAACAGGAGCCATTTCTGCACTGAGAGGAACAGCAAAAGTTTTTATATTATGTTGCATGTTGTCTTGTCCAGTTAAAAGTATAATACCCTTTgccataataatataattaaaggtgtcaatataaaaatttgtttgaacATGAaatatcatatattctccaactTTAGGTTTTTCTGTAGatgttgaaatttttatatgttGCTGATTTGGAGATTCATGGGCCAATAATAATAGTTCAGTTTGCGTTCTAAACCCTTCTCCGTCAGTGAGATAAGCATAAACTTTCATAGAAGAGATGTCATTCAGAATGTGTTGAGCTTGATCCAAATTGTGTTCAAGTCCAAGTTGTTTTCTTAAATCTATCTTTGTAGACCAGATTCCTGCATTCTCAGTGGATGGTTTTAGATATTGAGTTTCCATGGTTCTTCGACCACCTGTTTTCATTTCAATGTCTGCACGAATTTCCATCACTGCTTCCTTTAGTTGTGTCTGTCTTAATGCAGAGTTATCATGGAATGATGCCACTAAATTTAGAGAAAATGGCATTGATGGCTTGAAGATTTGTGGTGTACCACCTAAAAATCTGATTTTTGTAGTAGAATTAAAAATTCGGGCTGTTGAATATCCTGTAATTACTTCTTCCAAAAATCTCTCCCCAACAGTTGCAACTACAGTAAGTTCCACACCACTTGCAGAAGGTGCAAAAGTTAATAGTTCTGACATTGGATAACGAAAATTATATGTTCCATTAAAAAATCTTAATACAGGAACCTTATCTTCGTACAATATTGGTATTTTTAACCAAGATGGATAATACTCATCAAAGTAAAAATATCTTTCAGTAGATTCAGAAGTAATATCTGTTTGCATTTTATCCAATGATCTAAAGCTTGCTTTTAGAGTTAAATTTCCTCTGACTGGTGCACCACTGGTATAATTTGCTTGAACCGTGCCATATATATAAGGGTCATTATCGAAGAAAAAGGCTGGCATTGTAACATTGACTTCAAAACGTGTCTGATAATATTCCTCTAACAGAAAAGTCTTCTCTTCCACTTGGCCTTGTGCTATCACCTGTATAATCCACTCTCCAAAAACAGGCTGGTCAGAAAGCTGATATGATAAAGATACTGTTCCTAAGTTGCTTTGCCTGCTGAGCCACCGTCTCATTATTCTTCTATGAGGATCTAACATATACACATCAATAGGATCATTGAATGCTTTAAGTTCAGTATCTATGGGTATAGTCCTGAATCGTACAGTTTCTCCCTGCATATATACAGGTTTATCCAACTGAATAAAGATAGTCATTGATCTTTGAGAAAATGTAAGCTTAGTCTCGTTTAAAAATGCCTGACCACCAGTTAAACTATTATACATTCCTTCCACTCGTAGCTTATATTCTCCTCCAATAGAAGTAGGTGGCATTCTCATCATCAGAGTTTCTGGTATACCTTCTTTCACTTCTTGATAATCTGCAGCAATTTCTGCACCATTTCTTTGAATGGATGCATGCACCGTCATTGGCAATGGACTATATAAGACATTTACAGCTAGCCGGTAGGTTTTACCTGGTCTAACCATTCGAGATGCGACCACGAAATATGTActataaacaaatttaaaaacaatattttaaatcTACATGGTTTTTCTTAGTTGCTTAAATTAACATGACAGTGagcaaaataagaaataatattactTATGGAATAATCTAATAACATTTTTTGTAGTATAATGTTAATACACTGTTGATTGgactaaataaattattgatgaTTCAAAATAGATTCAAACTTTTCAATAAGTCATTTTTTTAACTGATTAATACTTACGCTTCTTTTATTATAATACTGTCACTTGGATTTCCGAGATTTCGTAATCCGTAACCAGTTTGATCTCTGTCATCGAATCGATTCCAAGGAGTGCGTGTCGATTCATTTGGCTCTTGCGATAACTGGCCATTCCCGCAAGCGAAGGTTAATGCCAAAATACAAATCCACATTTTCTATAATACATAACGATTAAGCGTTTACGACAGTCTACAGATATCGAAAGTTATCATTGTTTTGTAAAAAcgaagctgagaaataaattatttcgtcATTAATCACAAATAAAATCTGTGGTCAACGCCCAAAATACGCGTTCACCAACTTGCATTTTGTTTTCACTTACCTcacagaattatttttttttaaatcaaatccaCATCACAATCGATCGTCATTGACACACAATTACACAATTAAAGACTTAAATAATACttcataaaaaaagaaaaaaaaaaactttcggcTCATTAAATGCACCTTGGAAAAGACTTCATGATTGGAAGGAGTGGTCACCGAACACACTCCACTGTATTTGGTCAGCACAGAAagtgacttataacttatacaCACTtcaagaggaaaaaagaaaataactatGCACGCGACATCTTTAGAAATTGACTATGCATTACACAAATAAACATTATGGaggcaaatttttatttgtcaattttcattatttgaTTTCTTTATTTGAAAGGACTTGGAAACGTAGTGGTTCTACGTTTATTACTTTGTTTAGCATATAAGTATCGTTATgtaaatgttacaaaaattaaaatattttctctttagCGTcacaaaaattgttcataata
The Ptiloglossa arizonensis isolate GNS036 chromosome 3, iyPtiAriz1_principal, whole genome shotgun sequence genome window above contains:
- the Mcr gene encoding macroglobulin complement-related; its protein translation is MWICILALTFACGNGQLSQEPNESTRTPWNRFDDRDQTGYGLRNLGNPSDSIIIKEATYFVVASRMVRPGKTYRLAVNVLYSPLPMTVHASIQRNGAEIAADYQEVKEGIPETLMMRMPPTSIGGEYKLRVEGMYNSLTGGQAFLNETKLTFSQRSMTIFIQLDKPVYMQGETVRFRTIPIDTELKAFNDPIDVYMLDPHRRIMRRWLSRQSNLGTVSLSYQLSDQPVFGEWIIQVIAQGQVEEKTFLLEEYYQTRFEVNVTMPAFFFDNDPYIYGTVQANYTSGAPVRGNLTLKASFRSLDKMQTDITSESTERYFYFDEYYPSWLKIPILYEDKVPVLRFFNGTYNFRYPMSELLTFAPSASGVELTVVATVGERFLEEVITGYSTARIFNSTTKIRFLGGTPQIFKPSMPFSLNLVASFHDNSALRQTQLKEAVMEIRADIEMKTGGRRTMETQYLKPSTENAGIWSTKIDLRKQLGLEHNLDQAQHILNDISSMKVYAYLTDGEGFRTQTELLLLAHESPNQQHIKISTSTEKPKVGEYMIFHVQTNFYIDTFNYIIMAKGIILLTGQDNMQHNIKTFAVPLSAEMAPVSTIVVYHIGQYANVVADSLTFSVNGISRNNFTVYINNKKARTGENVEIAIYGEPGAYVALSGIDRSFFTMQAGNEITYSNVISKMAHFDEETNGTHSHTWLYHDGDPDEVVYYPSSTFGIDANRTFEYIGLIVFTDAFIYRRPDNCNRTQGYEECLSGRCYRLDKKCDGVFDCEDGTDEAACEHRNTTEIALFRKWRSNRVQRQYENVWLWKDINIGPHGRHIFNIDVPRRPVHWMVTAFSMSPSKGFGMLPKAIKYMGILPFYINVEMPTHSRQGEQIGIRVSVFNYLRHNIEAIVVLTGSKDYKFVHVEDNGIVQSYKPRTSFGEHQFFIWIPAQDAAIVYLPIVPVRLGDIKVHIYATSVIGRDSVTRNLRVEADGLPQYRHQSILLDLSNRAYVFQYMHVNVTETPIIPYDENRYYVFGSNKAIISVVGDVVGPIFPTMPVNATSLINLPMDCAEQNMFSFAANLYTILYMRLVNQRNRTQEKESFYYMNIGYQRQLSFMKPDGSFSLFRSDWNQSASSVWLTAYCARVLQEARFYEWENYLYIDPEVIAQAVFWLLKHQTPDGSFYEVTWLPDRKMNSSLNYDDDIIVHRNITLTAHVLITLQSVKDLPEGLGTQVAVSAANAVKWLERNMKLLEDRGKPYEIAIVSYALLLAKASIAGQAFNILVRHARREGDLTYWGREQVPLSPYKLENQKPFLLPRLPYKYDSENIETTAYALLVHVARQEKMIEPIVKWLNAQRLTDGGWASTQDTAWALKALMDYTVRSRIRDVSSLTVTIEATALAGETKTLFVNDNNLARLQTIEIPEAWGTVKVQAKGAGYAILQMSVQYNVDIAKFQTQPPIRAFDLMTRANFHGRNQSHISYLSCQRWINTNESSRSGMAVLDVAIPTGYIIQQQTLDRYILSKQVRNLQRARFQEKKVLFYFDYLDQEETCVNFTIERWFPVANMSRYLAIRVYDYYSPERFNETIFDALPTYTLNICEVCGSSQCPYCPIYNAATLLVTPTGFLLAVSLLVVVTRYFRTQEFSVG